One Skermanella pratensis genomic window, ACGATGGGAAGGTCCGTCTCACGGCAAGCCTGGGCATGGATGCGGAAACCCGCCTGCTGGATGTCGCGCGGACTGTTGTCGTAGAAATAGTCGAGACCGCTCTCGCCGATCCCGACCACCTTGGGGTGGCGCGACAGCTCCACCAGCCTCTCCACCGAGGTGACGGCCTGTTCCTCGGCCGCCTGATGCGGGTGGACGCCGACGGTGCAATAGACCTCGTCGTAAGCTTCCGCGATCTCCCGGATCTGGTCGAATCGGCTGATCCGGGTCGAGATAGTGACCATGCGGGCGACCCCTGCCCGCCTGGCCCGCGCGATCACCTCGTCCCGCTCCTCCGCGAAGTCGGGGAAATCCAGATGGCAATGGCTGTCGATCAGCATCGTACTCTCAGTTCTCAGCTTCCTCGACGAATCGCGGGAAGACGCCCTGGGGACGGGGCAGCGGGGTTCCCGACGCCAGCGCCTGCCCTTCGGCGAGCCTTTCGAACCCGCGCTCCCCGGCCGGAACGGCGAGCTGATCCAGGATCTTCGCCGACGCGTCGGGCATCAGCGGCTGGGTCATGATCGCCAGCTGGCGGATCGTCTCGGCCAACACATACAGAACCGTTCCCATACGCGCCGGATCGGTCTTGCGCAATGCCCAGGGGGCCTGCTCGTCCACATAGCGGTTGGCGTCGCCGATGACGGCCCAGATCGCCTCGATGGCCTTGTGGAAGGCCTGCACCGACAGTTCCCGCCGGACGGTGTCGAGCAGTGCGGCAGCCGAACCCAGGAGCTTGTCGTCGGCCTGGCTGAAGGCGCCGGCGTCCGGCACCATGGCGCCGCAGTTCTTCTGGATCATGGACAGCACGCGCTGCACCAGATTGCCGTAGTCGTTCGCGAGGTCGCCGTTCAGCCGGTTGACCATCGCCCGGTGCGAGAAGTCCCCGTCGTTGCCGAAAGGCACTTCGCGCAGCAGGAAATAGCGCGTCGGGTCGAGCCCGTAGGTCGAGACCAGCGTCTCGGGCGCGATCACGTTGCCCAGGGACTTGGACATCTTCTGGCCTTCGATGGTCCACCAGCCATGGGCGAACACCCGCTTGGGCGGCTCCAGGCCGGCCGCCATCAGGAAGGCCGGCCAATAGACCGCGTGGAAGCGCAGGATGTCCTTGCCGACCATGTGCAGGTCGGCCGGCCAGTACTTGGCGTACGGGGTGCCCGGCGCCGTGCCGGGATAGCCAAGCGCGGTGATGTAATTGGTCAGCGCGTCGAGCCAGACATACATGATGTGCTGCTCGTCGCCCGGGACCGGGACGCCCCAGTTGAAAGTGGTCCGGCTGACCGACAGGTCGCGCAGCCCCGACTTGACGAAGGCCATCACCTCGTTCCGCTTGCCCGGCGGCAGGATGAAGTCGGGGTGCTCGTCATAGAACTTCAGCAGCCGGTCCTGCCAGGCCGACAGGCGGAAGAAGTAGCTGGGCTCCTCGACCCACTCGCACTCCGCCCCGCTAGGCGCCAGCTTCCTGCCGGTCGGCGTTGTGGTCAGTTCGTCCTCGCCGTAGAACGCCTCGTCCCGGACGGCGTACCAGCCGGCGTAGGACCCCAGATAGATCTCGCCCTTGTCGGCCAGCGTCCGCCACAGGGCCTGGCAGGCCTCGATGTGGCGCGGCTCGGTCGTGCGGATGAAGTCGTCGTTGGAATAGTTCATGGCGCCGACGAGATCGCGGAAATTCTGCGACACCCGGTCGGTGAAGGCCTGGGGATCGATGCCGGCCACCTGGGCCGACTTCTCGACCTTCTGACCATGCTCGTCGGTGCCGGTCAGGAACTTCACGTCGCGGCCGTCCAGCCGCATGAACCGGGCCAGGACATCGCACGCCAGTGTGGTATAGGCGTGGCCGATATGGGGCACGTCGTTGACGTAATAGATCGGCGTCGTGATGTAGAAGGGCTGTGGCCCGGCCATTTCTCGGCTCTCCTGCGCGGCGTGACTTCTTGAATTCCGGTGCCGCCTTCGATCGTCAGGCCGAAGCGGCGGCCTCCACCGTCAGCAAGGCGTTCAGGACGACCTGTTTGCGATCGAGATTGGCGCTTTCGGCCCGTGCGAAAAGGCGATTGACCTTTTCCCATACCTCCACCCACCGATCAAGGCCGCGATCCCGCGCCAGACGCTGCATCAGGGCTGCCTCCCCGGGGACCACTTCCGGCGGGATCGTGCCACGGGCGAGCGAACGAGCGAAGCGGGCGAGCCACCAGACGAGCAGATCGGTCACCGCATAGTATGCGGTGTCGGCTCCCTTGCGCGCCAGCTTGTCCCCCAGCCCGTGGGCGGCGACGACGTCGAGCCGCGGCAGCGTGCCGAGCAGGCCCATCAGGTCGCGGTACAGCGCCAGCCCTCCCGCCTCGGCGAGATCGAGCGCCCGGCCGATGCTGCCTTCTG contains:
- the metG gene encoding methionine--tRNA ligase translates to MAGPQPFYITTPIYYVNDVPHIGHAYTTLACDVLARFMRLDGRDVKFLTGTDEHGQKVEKSAQVAGIDPQAFTDRVSQNFRDLVGAMNYSNDDFIRTTEPRHIEACQALWRTLADKGEIYLGSYAGWYAVRDEAFYGEDELTTTPTGRKLAPSGAECEWVEEPSYFFRLSAWQDRLLKFYDEHPDFILPPGKRNEVMAFVKSGLRDLSVSRTTFNWGVPVPGDEQHIMYVWLDALTNYITALGYPGTAPGTPYAKYWPADLHMVGKDILRFHAVYWPAFLMAAGLEPPKRVFAHGWWTIEGQKMSKSLGNVIAPETLVSTYGLDPTRYFLLREVPFGNDGDFSHRAMVNRLNGDLANDYGNLVQRVLSMIQKNCGAMVPDAGAFSQADDKLLGSAAALLDTVRRELSVQAFHKAIEAIWAVIGDANRYVDEQAPWALRKTDPARMGTVLYVLAETIRQLAIMTQPLMPDASAKILDQLAVPAGERGFERLAEGQALASGTPLPRPQGVFPRFVEEAEN